The sequence below is a genomic window from Mycobacterium spongiae.
GCACCGGCAGCACGCCAAGCATGACGGCCAGCGGCAACAGATGCAGTGCCGGCGTCGAATCGGTGACCGCGGTCGCGGCAGAGGTGCCGCCCAGAGCGGCAGTCACCAACTGGTATGGGTCTTCGCCGTCGACCCAGTCACGCACCGGAATGCCCAATTCGCCAACGGCAGAACCCTTGAGCGAGGCCAGCTCCAGTCGTGGCACGACCAGGCTCGGCTCACCGCCGGCCGGCAGAATCAGCGCGGTGAGTCGCTCGAACGTGTGCGCGCGTGAGCCCAGCAGGTAGCGAAGGTCTTCGCCCGGGGTGATCACCAGGCCGTCGAGGCCGCTGTCGGCGGTCGCAGCCATTGCCGCGGCCAGCCGGCGGGCGTACACCGCGGTGTCGAATCGGCGAGCATCCATGCCAGCCAGGCTAGCGTCCATCCTCGAACGTCGACTTGGTGTGCCGATTTTCCCGAATGGTCGACATCAAGTCGACGTTGGGCGACGTGAGACGATAGCCCGCGTGTCCGCACCCCTGCTATTGCTCGACGGCGCCAGTATGTGGTTCCGCTCATACTTCGGGGTGCCGTCGTCGATCACCGCTCCGGATGGCCGACCAGTCAACGCCGTTCGTGGATTCATCGACTCGGTGGCGGTCGTGGTCACACAACAGCGACCCGGACGGTTGGTGGTGTGCCTCGATCTGGATTGGCGGCCGCAGTTCCGGGTGGACCTCATCCCCTCGTACAAGGCCCATCGCGTCGCGGAGGCGGAACCGCCCAGCCAGCCCGACGAGCAGGAAGTCCCCGACGAGGAGGAAGTCCCCGACGACCTGACCCCGCAGGTTGACATGATCATGGAACTTCTGGACGCTTTCGGGATCCCGACGGCGGGCGCACCGGGTTTCGAGGCCGACGACGTGCTGGGCACGCTGGCGGCACGGGAAAGTTGCGACCCGGTCGTTGTGGTGAGCGGCGACCGCGACCTGCTGCAGGTGGTAGCTGACGATCCGGTCCCCGTGCGGGTGCTCTACCTGGGCCGTGGGCTATCCAAAGCGACCCTGTTCGGGCCTGCGGAAGTGGCCGACCGCTATGGCGTACCCGTGGATCGGGCCGGGCCGGCCTATGCGGAACTCGCGCTATTGCGCGGCGATCCATCCGACGGCCTGCCCGGTGTGCCCGGAGTCGGCGAGAAAACGGCAGCCGGATTGCTGGCTCAACATGGCTCGCTGGAGCGGATCATGGCTGCGGCCCACGAGACGGCATCACCGATGGCCAAAGGACTGCGGGCCAAGCTGCTGGCCGCGTCGGCCTATGTCGAGGCCGCGGGTCCGGTCGTGCGGGTAGCCACCGATGCGCCGGTCACACTGTCCACACCCAGCGACGCGCTACCGCGGGTCGCCGCCGACCCAGCGCGCACCGCGGAGCTGGCTACTCAGCTTGGCGTGGGGTCATCGATCACGCGACTGCAGAAAGCCCTCGACACGCTGCCCGCGTGACACGTTGCGAATTACTGGGGCCGACCGACCTCGTAGGTGCCCTTGTCGTCCTGGAAG
It includes:
- a CDS encoding 5'-3' exonuclease, with translation MSAPLLLLDGASMWFRSYFGVPSSITAPDGRPVNAVRGFIDSVAVVVTQQRPGRLVVCLDLDWRPQFRVDLIPSYKAHRVAEAEPPSQPDEQEVPDEEEVPDDLTPQVDMIMELLDAFGIPTAGAPGFEADDVLGTLAARESCDPVVVVSGDRDLLQVVADDPVPVRVLYLGRGLSKATLFGPAEVADRYGVPVDRAGPAYAELALLRGDPSDGLPGVPGVGEKTAAGLLAQHGSLERIMAAAHETASPMAKGLRAKLLAASAYVEAAGPVVRVATDAPVTLSTPSDALPRVAADPARTAELATQLGVGSSITRLQKALDTLPA